One genomic region from Clarias gariepinus isolate MV-2021 ecotype Netherlands chromosome 20, CGAR_prim_01v2, whole genome shotgun sequence encodes:
- the LOC128508745 gene encoding 5-hydroxytryptamine receptor 4 gives MANGSDWLDGSNDSLVGDLETCAKARSPSLRVALYSFIIIGIFCTVVGNFLVVLAIAYFKQLRSHTNSFVMSLAVADFLVGLVVMPYSMVRTVEGCWNFGKTFCQLHSSLDVMLCTASIFHLSCIAFDRYYAVCNPLVYSFKMSRSRVVLLIVICWAVPLLISFGPILLGLHEIGVEVPLPENVCILLVNRVYAIIGSLVAFYLPMATMLVAYWKIYKAAKRQAMQISALEAQMATGVDKSSSKKQKHRNYLRRERKAAKTLGIIMGVFVLFWLPFFTVNIVDPFIEYRTTSVVWDVFLWLGYVNSSLNPFLYGFFNRSFRRAFLMIMGCRICMPGSAPSMDLSHSKKDTNERTEKQ, from the coding sequence ATGGCGAATGGATCAGATTGGTTAGACGGCAGTAATGACTCACTGGTCGGTGATTTGGAAACGTGTGCCAAAGCAAGGAGCCCAAGTCTCAGAGTTGCTCTGTACAGCTTCATAATCATTGGAATCTTCTGCACAGTGGTTGGAAACTTTCTAGTCGTGCTGGCTATTGCTTATTTCAAACAGCTCCGCTCTCACACAAACTCATTTGTCATGTCATTAGCAGTGGCTGACTTCCTGGTGGGCTTGGTGGTCATGCCTTACAGCATGGTACGAACTGTTGAAGGTTGCTGGAACTTTGGGAAAACATTCTGTCAACTGCATTCCAGCCTGGATGTTATGCTCTGCACAGCTTCCATCTTCCACCTAAGTTGCATCGCTTTTGATCGATACTATGCCGTCTGCAATCCGTTGGTCTACTCCTTCAAGATGTCCCGTAGTCGCGTGGTTCTGCTAATTGTCATATGTTGGGCTGTTCCACTGCTTATCTCCTTTGGTCCCATCCTCCTGGGGCTACATGAGATTGGCGTGGAGGTACCCTTGCCTGAGAATGTGTGCATCCTTCTGGTAAACCGTGTCTATGCCATAATAGGTTCACTGGTGGCGTTTTACCTTCCAATGGCCACCATGCTGGTTGCTTACTGGAAAATTTACAAAGCGGCCAAGCGACAAGCTATGCAGATAAGTGCTCTGGAGGCTCAGATGGCAACTGGTGTTGACAAGAGTTCCAGCAAGAAACAGAAGCACCGCAACTActtgaggagagagaggaaggcaGCAAAAACCCTTGGGATCATCATGGGTGTCTTTGTCCTCTTCTGGCTACCCTTCTTCACTGTGAACATTGTGGATCCCTTTATTGAGTACAGAACAACAAGTGTGGTATGGGATGTATTCCTCTGGTTGGGGTATGTGAACTCCTCCCTGAATCCTTTCCTCTATGGTTTCTTCAACAGGTCCTTCCGTAGGGCTTTCCTAATGATCATGGGCTGCAGGATATGTATGCCTGGATCAGCCCCAAGCATGGACCTCTCTCACTCTAAAAAGGATACAAATGAGCGCACAGAGAAACAATAG
- the adra1d gene encoding alpha-1D adrenergic receptor, whose product MPWSNPNQSDEAFNVSSSNTSANASCAGTELDAQVVAVGIFLAVFILAAIVGNILVILSVLCNKHLQTVTNFFIVNLAIADLLLSVVVLPFSASLEVFGCWVFGRVFCNIWAAVDVLCCTASILSLCVISIDRYIGVKHCLKYPAIMTERKAGVILVLVWVSSAVISVGPLLGWKEPPPSDESICSITEEPGYALFSSLFSFYLPLMVILVMYFRVYVVARRTTKSLEAGVKRERNKSMEVVLRIHCRSSPEDAGPGSKSKTHPLRSSLSVRLMKFSREKKAAKTLAIVVGMFIVCWLPFFFVLPLGSFFPALKPSDMVFKVIFWLGYFNSCINPVIYPCSSKEFQRAFTRILRCQCRRRRRSLRRFYDQRWRTALRAPDPRGDYQPGFSLPDSCSSSIFSCRSKGRSLNLKSWSFFPPLQKSSFHLKEKMNNLSNKIKSGAGKSSIPSLDRTEIDTVAMGIYSECTEPSGYQIYDLTECYGLKETDI is encoded by the exons ATGCCTTGGTCTAATCCGAACCAGAGTGATGAGGCGTTCAACGTGTCGAGCTCCAACACCAGCGCGAACGCGTCGTGCGCCGGCACCGAGCTGGACGCGCAGGTCGTGGCGGTGGGGATCTTCCTGGCGGTCTTCATCCTGGCCGCGATCGTCGGGAACATTCTGGTCATCCTGTCCGTGCTGTGCAACAAGCACTTGCAGACGGTGACTAACTTCTTCATAGTCAACCTAGCCATCGCGGATCTGCTCCTCAGCGTGGTGGTGCTGCCCTTCTCCGCGTCCCTGGAGGTCTTCGGGTGCTGGGTGTTCGGACGCGTGTTCTGCAACATCTGGGCTGCCGTGGACGTGCTCTGCTGCACCGCGTCCATCCTCAGCCTGTGCGTCATCTCCATAGACAGATACATAGGAGTCAAACACTGCCTCAAATACCCCGCCATCATGACCGAGCGCAAAGCCGGAGTCATCCTGGTGCTCGTCTGGGTCTCCTCCGCGGTCATCTCGGTGGGGCCGCTTTTAGGCTGGAAGGAACCCCCGCCCTCGGACGAGAGCATCTGCAGCATCACCGAGGAGCCCGGCTACGCGCTCTTCTCCTCGCTCTTCTCCTTCTACCTCCCGCTCATGGTCATCCTCGTCATGTACTTTCGGGTGTACGTCGTGGCCCGGAGGACCACCAAGAGCCTGGAGGCAGGAGTCAAGCGGGAGAGGAACAAGTCCATGGAGGTGGTGCTGCGCATCCACTGCCGGAGCTCGCCGGAGGACGCCGGGCCGGGCTCGAAGAGCAAGACTCACCCGCTGCGCAGCTCGCTCTCCGTGCGCCTCATGAAGTTCTCCAGGGAGAAGAAAGCGGCCAAGACCCTCGCCATCGTGGTCGGGATGTTCATCGTCTGCTGGCTGCCCTTCTTCTTCGTCTTGCCTCTAG GATCTTTCTTCCCTGCCCTGAAACCCTCAGACATGGTGTTTAAAGTTATCTTCTGGCTGGGTTACTTCAACAGCTGCATCAACCCGGTTATCTATCCCTGCTCTAGTAAGGAATTTCAGCGCGCCTTTACCCGCATCCTCCGCTGCCAGTGCCGCCGTCGACGCCGGAGCTTACGCCGCTTCTATGACCAGCGCTGGCGCACGGCCCTCAGGGCCCCAGACCCCCGCGGAGACTATCAGCCTGGTTTCTCCCTCCCCGATTCCTGCAGCAGCTCGATTTTCTCATGTCGGAGCAAAGGCCGCTCTCTGAACCTGAAAAGCTGGAGCTTCTTCCCTCCCTTGCAGAAGTCTTCCTTCCATTTAAAGGAGAAGATGAACAACTTGTCTAATAAGATCAAAAGCGGTGCTGGGAAGAGTTCAATTCCCTCGCTAGATAGGACTGAGATCGATACGGTGGCCATGGGGATCTACAGCGAGTGCACCGAGCCAAGCGGGTATCAGATATACGATCTGACGGAATGTTATGGCTTGAAGGAGACAGATATCTAA